The following are from one region of the Mannheimia granulomatis genome:
- a CDS encoding gluconeogenesis factor YvcK family protein, with protein sequence MENTKLNSTQYKPPRHSKLNQLSAVVALGGGHGLGRLLSALSFLKERLTGIVATTDNGGSTGRIRSQQGGIAWGDLRNCLNQIIVKPTVASNLFEYRFAGSGELKGHNLGNLILTALENMQIRPLEGINLVRDLLHVRSQLIPMSEIPVHLIAKLHSGESIFGEVEIDALEETPCSLHLDKAVLATPEAVSAIYASELILLGPGSFFTSIMPNLLVPEIAQTISESKAKVIFIDNIGQEHGPAGALSLKQRIEWIESCIGKQRINAVITTDDEQSQLPPHICVLRENLSADDITYRHDRNKLSKAIDKLIE encoded by the coding sequence ATGGAAAATACGAAATTAAATTCTACTCAATATAAACCTCCCCGACACTCAAAACTAAATCAGCTTAGTGCTGTAGTTGCCCTCGGGGGCGGACACGGTCTTGGGCGTTTATTATCAGCGCTATCTTTCTTAAAAGAAAGACTTACCGGTATTGTTGCAACTACAGATAATGGTGGCTCAACAGGACGTATTCGCTCACAACAAGGCGGTATTGCTTGGGGAGATTTACGTAATTGCCTTAATCAAATTATTGTCAAACCGACTGTTGCTTCTAATCTGTTTGAATATCGTTTTGCAGGCAGCGGAGAGCTAAAGGGGCATAATCTAGGCAATTTAATTTTGACTGCACTTGAAAATATGCAGATTAGACCGCTTGAAGGTATCAATTTGGTTCGAGATCTACTGCATGTGCGTTCTCAGCTTATTCCAATGTCTGAAATTCCCGTCCATCTAATCGCAAAGCTCCACTCCGGCGAGTCAATCTTTGGTGAAGTAGAAATAGATGCCTTAGAAGAAACTCCTTGCAGTTTACATTTAGATAAGGCCGTTTTAGCTACCCCTGAAGCAGTATCTGCAATTTATGCTTCTGAATTAATCTTACTCGGACCCGGAAGCTTTTTTACCAGTATTATGCCAAACTTGCTAGTGCCCGAAATAGCCCAAACTATTTCCGAAAGTAAAGCTAAAGTGATTTTTATTGATAATATTGGACAGGAACACGGCCCGGCAGGCGCATTATCTCTTAAACAGCGAATTGAATGGATTGAGAGCTGTATCGGTAAGCAGCGAATTAATGCTGTTATCACAACCGATGATGAACAATCTCAGCTACCCCCTCATATTTGTGTACTTCGGGAGAATCTATCAGCGGATGACATTACCTATCGCCATGATCGTAATAAATTAAGTAAAGCGATTGATAAGTTAATAGAATGA
- a CDS encoding AI-2E family transporter, with translation MFQMLQDWYQKRFTDPQIVVLLGILFIGFGIIYFFSDLLMPLLVALVFAYLLEWPIRFLTVRLKLPRTLCVILILGGFIALLSFLGVVLLPSLWNQAVTFIQDLPSMFNLLNAWLQALPEHYPELVDYATLDSIVSKFKSHILGIAESLLTFSINSIISLVGLGIYAFLVPLMVFFLLKDKLVLMRSFSRILPENRRLATRVWFEMQQQIANYIHGKFLEIIIVGVITYIIFLFFGLRYPLLLSVAVGISVLVPYIGAVLVSIPVFLVALFQFGLSPDFYYVMLAFIISQLLDGNLLVPFLFSEAVNVHPLTIIIAVLIFGGLWGFWGVFFAIPLATLVKAVIQALPSNDTEVTSV, from the coding sequence ATGTTTCAAATGTTACAAGATTGGTACCAAAAAAGGTTTACTGACCCACAAATTGTAGTGTTGCTTGGTATTCTATTCATTGGCTTTGGTATCATCTATTTTTTTAGTGATTTATTAATGCCGCTGTTGGTTGCTCTCGTATTTGCGTACTTACTTGAATGGCCAATCCGTTTTTTAACGGTCAGATTAAAACTCCCAAGAACGCTTTGTGTAATTTTAATTTTAGGAGGGTTTATTGCCCTACTCTCCTTTTTAGGCGTAGTGCTATTGCCTAGCTTATGGAACCAAGCGGTTACCTTCATTCAAGATCTTCCTTCAATGTTTAATTTACTGAATGCTTGGTTACAAGCCTTGCCGGAGCACTACCCTGAACTTGTAGATTATGCGACATTAGATTCTATCGTAAGCAAATTTAAGAGCCATATTTTAGGTATTGCAGAATCACTTTTAACCTTTTCAATTAATTCTATTATCAGTTTGGTCGGTTTAGGGATTTATGCATTTTTAGTGCCGTTAATGGTATTTTTCTTATTAAAAGATAAATTGGTTTTAATGCGTTCATTTAGCCGCATCCTACCGGAAAATCGCCGTTTAGCGACACGAGTCTGGTTTGAAATGCAGCAGCAAATCGCTAACTATATTCATGGGAAGTTTTTGGAAATTATTATTGTAGGTGTTATAACCTATATTATTTTTCTCTTCTTTGGATTGCGTTATCCACTGCTGCTTTCTGTTGCTGTAGGGATTTCAGTTTTAGTGCCTTACATTGGGGCAGTTTTAGTTAGTATTCCTGTTTTTCTTGTTGCTTTATTCCAATTTGGTTTATCGCCTGATTTTTACTATGTTATGTTGGCCTTTATTATTAGCCAATTATTAGATGGAAATTTACTTGTGCCGTTTTTATTCTCTGAAGCGGTCAATGTTCATCCTCTCACCATCATTATTGCTGTACTTATTTTTGGTGGATTATGGGGATTTTGGGGGGTATTTTTTGCCATTCCTTTAGCGACATTAGTTAAAGCTGTTATCCAAGCTTTGCCATCTAATGATACAGAGGTAACTTCAGTTTAA
- a CDS encoding class I SAM-dependent methyltransferase, whose amino-acid sequence MKKEEVGHNFLARLGKTRLRPGGKLATDWLIANGDFNKEKKVLEVACNMGTTAIQIAKQFECQIIGIDLDEEALEKANQNIKENNLEHLVQVQRANATKLPFDDESFDIVINEAMLTMLPIEAKEKAIREYFRVLKPNGFLLTHDLLLDAEDAESVLTELREAIGLTVTPLSKADWKQLFHHCGFRNVETFSGEMSLLSPKGLIHDEGVLGAMKIVGNALKPENREIFNRMYKTFNDPDKHLGFVAICSQK is encoded by the coding sequence ATGAAAAAAGAAGAAGTTGGTCATAACTTTTTGGCGCGTCTAGGCAAAACGCGTTTACGTCCGGGTGGTAAATTAGCAACTGACTGGCTAATTGCAAACGGCGATTTTAATAAAGAAAAGAAAGTGCTTGAGGTCGCCTGTAATATGGGGACAACAGCTATTCAGATAGCTAAGCAATTTGAGTGCCAAATTATAGGAATTGATTTAGATGAAGAAGCACTCGAAAAAGCGAATCAAAACATCAAAGAAAATAACCTTGAGCATTTAGTGCAGGTACAACGTGCAAATGCGACTAAATTACCATTTGATGATGAAAGCTTTGATATTGTTATCAATGAAGCAATGTTAACCATGCTTCCAATTGAAGCAAAAGAAAAGGCTATTCGTGAATATTTTCGAGTTTTAAAGCCAAACGGTTTTTTGTTAACTCATGATTTGCTTTTAGATGCAGAAGATGCAGAATCTGTCTTAACAGAATTACGTGAGGCAATTGGCTTGACAGTCACGCCTCTCAGTAAAGCGGATTGGAAACAATTATTCCATCATTGCGGCTTCCGTAATGTAGAAACATTTTCCGGAGAAATGTCTTTACTGTCACCTAAGGGTTTGATTCATGATGAAGGCGTTTTAGGTGCAATGAAAATTGTAGGCAATGCATTAAAGCCGGAAAACAGGGAAATCTTTAATAGAATGTACAAAACATTTAACGATCCTGATAAACATCTTGGATTTGTTGCAATTTGTAGTCAAAAATAA
- a CDS encoding alternative ribosome-rescue factor A produces MVKEHSHYAHQRGEIKESAVKALVTDPLFKSRVEKNRKGKGSYRRHEKHKNAGYIKGETPFKNIRLESSYMGFYYFNILLIV; encoded by the coding sequence ATGGTAAAAGAACATAGCCACTATGCTCATCAGCGTGGTGAAATTAAAGAGAGTGCAGTAAAAGCACTAGTGACTGACCCACTATTTAAAAGTCGAGTAGAGAAAAATCGTAAAGGGAAAGGCAGTTATCGTCGACATGAAAAACATAAAAATGCCGGTTATATAAAAGGTGAAACCCCATTTAAAAATATTCGTTTAGAGTCTTCTTATATGGGGTTTTATTATTTTAATATATTACTTATTGTTTAG
- a CDS encoding TonB-dependent receptor — protein sequence MTNKTILALLISAHLSSLALAQTKEDIAVLEEVSVIGNSDTPVVAQGSEVTILKVSDKIIDGKEFKKRSATLGNALAAELGVHSNPFGGGASKPIIRGQEGARIKILQNGAEVVDMSSLSPDHAVVADSLLASKVEVLRGSSTLLYTSSSPAGVVNVVDKRIPTSIPEKGYEVELNSRFDTVSKERLGVIGATVGLGQHVALRVEGLNRHSDNYRVKSLQLGESLNYVPDTYNRSRVGTMGISFIGERGYIGAAYSHRKDTYGLPGHNHKFDFCTGHIYGVDRDKHAHTYLYPHLLTNELISENPHFHCGSDHGLDHNHSHDNPYGHKHDHTHKGPWVDLRSKRLDLKMELKQPFSGIEKLRLSHTDVNYYHDEKDAGVLLTFLHKQLKKDKDYGKPVNIYKNRGKNSRLEFYHTPVGGLTGVWGLQYQTQKSSMNAPKDREVRFPLIENNNKQLSLFGIEQYMWDNFAVELAGRIEKQKIEIDYDLNEIKRLQDFYRISGGAQVEPDLSPYNKTAYAYSGTLNWFFHPNYQLSFTASHNERHPTPMELYYHGQHLATSSFEYGNKDLKKEQSNNVELGLGYQGEKFGYKTTVYYNHFKNYIFNENLYRENQLFMRRYSQAKARFYGLEAEMSYRFNDKYQATLFGDMVRGWLTDLPPVKVGGIHKEHLPKDAKPGETYLLYRADMNTPRTPPVRLGLRLNAQFNENWAGEAEFYRMFSQRRLSQLEYPTNGHSMLNLGLSYSNKFKNAEYKISLNGTNLLNQAVYIHTSYHQFVSQPGRNFILGLEMKF from the coding sequence ATGACAAACAAAACTATTTTAGCATTACTAATTTCCGCTCATTTAAGTAGTCTTGCCTTGGCTCAAACAAAAGAAGATATTGCAGTGTTAGAAGAAGTATCTGTTATAGGTAATAGCGATACGCCTGTAGTTGCACAAGGTAGTGAAGTTACTATTTTAAAAGTCAGTGATAAAATTATTGATGGAAAGGAGTTTAAGAAACGCTCAGCAACTCTAGGCAATGCTTTAGCAGCAGAATTGGGAGTGCATAGTAATCCATTCGGAGGCGGAGCAAGTAAGCCGATTATTCGCGGACAAGAAGGGGCGAGAATTAAAATTTTACAAAACGGGGCTGAAGTTGTAGACATGTCCAGCCTTTCACCTGATCACGCAGTGGTAGCGGACTCACTATTGGCAAGCAAAGTAGAAGTATTACGTGGTTCAAGTACCTTGCTTTATACCAGCAGCTCACCGGCAGGTGTAGTGAATGTCGTGGATAAACGTATTCCAACGTCAATACCAGAAAAAGGCTATGAAGTAGAACTTAACAGTCGTTTTGATACTGTAAGTAAAGAACGTTTAGGGGTAATCGGTGCAACAGTAGGCTTAGGTCAGCATGTTGCTTTGCGGGTTGAGGGTCTGAATCGTCATAGCGATAATTATCGAGTAAAAAGTTTACAACTCGGTGAGAGCTTAAATTATGTACCGGATACTTATAACCGTTCTCGTGTTGGTACTATGGGAATCTCATTTATTGGTGAAAGAGGGTATATAGGTGCAGCGTATAGTCATCGCAAAGACACCTACGGTTTGCCGGGGCATAACCATAAATTTGATTTTTGTACAGGACATATTTATGGTGTTGATAGAGATAAACATGCTCATACTTATCTCTATCCTCATTTGTTAACTAATGAATTAATCAGTGAGAATCCGCACTTCCATTGCGGCTCAGATCATGGGTTGGATCATAATCATAGCCATGATAATCCTTATGGACATAAGCACGATCATACACATAAAGGTCCTTGGGTTGACCTTCGCTCCAAGCGTCTTGATTTAAAAATGGAACTGAAACAACCCTTTAGTGGCATAGAGAAGCTACGTCTAAGTCACACTGATGTAAATTACTATCATGATGAAAAAGATGCGGGTGTCTTGCTTACCTTTTTGCACAAACAGCTTAAAAAAGATAAGGACTATGGTAAGCCTGTCAATATTTACAAAAATCGTGGTAAAAACAGCCGCTTGGAGTTTTATCATACGCCGGTTGGTGGTTTAACAGGTGTCTGGGGACTGCAATATCAGACACAAAAAAGCAGTATGAACGCACCGAAAGACCGCGAAGTTCGTTTCCCACTAATTGAGAATAACAACAAACAGCTAAGTCTGTTTGGTATTGAACAATATATGTGGGACAATTTTGCTGTTGAGCTTGCCGGGCGGATAGAAAAGCAGAAAATTGAGATCGACTACGACCTTAATGAAATTAAAAGATTACAAGATTTCTATCGTATTTCGGGCGGCGCACAAGTTGAGCCGGATTTATCACCGTATAATAAAACGGCTTATGCTTATTCTGGTACATTGAACTGGTTCTTCCACCCGAATTATCAGCTCTCGTTTACTGCTTCGCACAATGAACGCCATCCAACACCGATGGAGCTTTATTACCATGGACAGCATTTGGCGACCAGTTCATTCGAATACGGCAATAAAGATCTGAAAAAAGAGCAGTCGAACAACGTGGAATTAGGTTTAGGCTATCAAGGTGAGAAATTTGGCTATAAAACTACAGTTTATTACAACCACTTTAAAAACTATATTTTTAATGAAAATCTCTATCGTGAAAACCAGCTGTTTATGCGTCGTTACAGTCAAGCAAAAGCTCGTTTTTACGGCTTAGAAGCAGAGATGAGTTACCGTTTTAACGATAAATACCAAGCAACACTATTTGGTGATATGGTTCGTGGTTGGCTGACTGATTTGCCACCGGTGAAAGTGGGCGGTATTCATAAAGAGCATTTACCGAAAGATGCCAAACCGGGCGAAACTTATCTGCTTTATCGTGCGGATATGAATACGCCAAGAACACCACCGGTACGTTTAGGTTTACGTTTAAATGCTCAATTTAATGAAAATTGGGCAGGGGAGGCAGAATTCTACCGAATGTTTAGCCAACGTCGTTTAAGCCAATTAGAATACCCAACTAATGGACATTCAATGCTGAATTTAGGCTTAAGCTACAGTAATAAATTCAAAAATGCAGAGTATAAAATCAGCCTAAATGGAACAAACTTATTGAATCAAGCAGTTTATATCCATACCTCTTATCATCAGTTTGTTTCTCAGCCGGGACGTAATTTCATATTAGGTTTAGAAATGAAGTTCTAA
- the bioD gene encoding dethiobiotin synthase — MPSLFITGTDTNVGKTVVTRAIIQTLAEHNFPVIGYKPIACGGDDSLPTEPNQYDYAAEDNSDVLTILDSCPNSVRYRDINSYTFTHSSTPVFAALDAVHHIQVEKLDADLKKLEIEYPNVVVEGTYGWLTPINKDYCFADWVEKNNMPVVLVVGIKEGCVNHALLTANEILHRGVNLVGWVANRVNPGLRHYHELIELLTQKINAPLLGQLPYMGHPERKQLSGYLQNPTPLFEYFHK, encoded by the coding sequence ATGCCCTCATTATTTATTACCGGAACGGATACCAACGTGGGGAAAACCGTGGTAACTCGTGCAATTATACAGACACTTGCTGAACACAATTTTCCCGTGATTGGTTATAAACCTATTGCTTGTGGTGGGGATGATTCATTACCTACCGAGCCAAATCAGTACGATTATGCTGCTGAAGACAATTCTGATGTGTTAACTATTTTAGATAGCTGCCCTAATTCTGTACGTTATCGAGATATTAATAGTTATACTTTTACTCATTCTAGTACTCCCGTGTTTGCAGCTTTAGATGCAGTACACCATATTCAAGTTGAAAAGTTAGATGCTGATTTAAAAAAACTTGAAATTGAATATCCTAATGTAGTGGTTGAAGGCACTTACGGCTGGTTAACCCCTATCAATAAAGATTATTGCTTTGCTGATTGGGTAGAAAAAAATAATATGCCGGTAGTTTTAGTTGTCGGCATAAAAGAAGGATGCGTTAACCATGCATTGTTGACAGCAAATGAAATTTTGCACCGAGGTGTGAATCTTGTAGGTTGGGTAGCTAATAGGGTTAACCCTGGCCTACGGCACTATCATGAATTGATTGAGCTATTAACACAAAAAATTAATGCTCCGTTATTGGGGCAACTACCTTATATGGGACATCCAGAGCGTAAACAATTATCGGGATATTTGCAAAATCCCACTCCCTTATTTGAATACTTCCATAAATAG
- a CDS encoding ROK family protein: MFSDNKAQHLGKIYRLIEQFELISRTDLAKLSGLAPASVTNLTKILIDNHFILERTVQNNLSRGRPAVGLSVSNFFWQLLCVTVSPQKIEISLCKLDSTQIYKHDYTISSEDYANLSEQILKIVELFCQHYAVDNRHLLAVSVSVIGKVNVEKESIIQLGHHTISCNIKKLQDLFPCPILLGEHFQLWLLAESTVGSLISHSNVIFLQLDDTVNLSVLLSGTLLHQHSKMNVDNMLMPRFSELSDKIYPELDKIHRYKLVNQVTFPAIAKLIDASFPNRLSSQEQKMALLYQKIKENQPLALEILAHITDNLAYVLMNLVNIFSSERIMFNSPLMEVKELLFNQLSEKLHKNLLQENLKIDLVTSQFDWNSSLIACSAIKQGVYDGNLIKDSIN, translated from the coding sequence ATGTTTTCAGATAACAAAGCCCAACATTTGGGGAAGATTTACCGCTTAATTGAGCAATTTGAGCTGATTTCTCGCACTGATTTAGCTAAACTCTCAGGCTTAGCCCCCGCTTCAGTTACTAACTTGACTAAAATACTTATTGATAACCACTTTATTTTAGAGCGAACCGTTCAAAATAATTTATCCAGAGGTCGGCCTGCCGTTGGGTTGTCGGTGTCAAACTTTTTTTGGCAATTATTGTGTGTGACTGTTTCACCCCAAAAAATTGAAATTTCTCTCTGCAAATTAGATAGTACACAGATTTACAAGCATGATTATACAATTTCTTCAGAGGATTATGCCAACCTAAGCGAGCAGATTTTAAAGATAGTGGAACTTTTTTGCCAGCATTATGCTGTAGATAACCGTCATTTACTTGCTGTATCTGTCAGTGTGATTGGAAAAGTGAATGTTGAAAAAGAGAGCATTATTCAATTAGGTCATCACACTATTTCTTGTAATATAAAAAAACTACAAGATTTATTCCCGTGCCCGATTCTATTGGGTGAGCATTTCCAATTATGGTTATTGGCGGAATCTACAGTAGGATCGTTAATCAGCCATAGTAATGTTATTTTTCTTCAATTAGATGATACAGTTAACCTTAGCGTTTTATTAAGTGGCACTTTGTTACACCAGCATTCAAAGATGAATGTTGATAATATGCTAATGCCTAGGTTTAGCGAATTAAGCGATAAAATATATCCTGAATTAGATAAAATTCATCGTTATAAACTTGTTAACCAAGTTACCTTTCCTGCTATTGCAAAATTAATTGATGCTTCTTTTCCGAACCGACTAAGTTCTCAAGAGCAAAAAATGGCATTGCTTTATCAAAAAATTAAAGAAAATCAACCGCTTGCATTGGAAATTCTAGCGCATATTACCGATAATCTTGCCTATGTATTGATGAATTTAGTGAATATTTTCTCAAGCGAACGCATTATGTTCAATTCTCCTTTAATGGAAGTCAAAGAGTTATTATTTAACCAACTTTCAGAAAAGTTACATAAAAATCTTTTGCAAGAGAACTTAAAAATCGATTTAGTCACCAGCCAATTTGATTGGAATAGCTCATTAATTGCATGTTCTGCAATAAAACAGGGAGTTTATGACGGAAATTTGATCAAGGACAGTATAAATTAA
- the rnd gene encoding ribonuclease D has translation MQSLINYQWIETNEQLAIICAQAKKTKAVALDTEFIRIRTYYPILGLIQLFDGKQVNLIDPTTITDFSPFVALLADSNIIKVLHACSEDLEVFEHQFNQLPEPMLDTQVMASFAGLGTSVGFAKLVSHYLGVELDKGASRTDWLARPLNDQQLQYAAADVWFLLPIYEKLSAELANSRWYQAVQEECIALLAKRKIIEDKNTAYRNITNAWRLNRQELAVLQILAKWRIEEAQKRNLALNFVVKEASLFQIAKIQPKHTSQLLEFMHPNEVRIHGKKLLWLVEQGRAFLPENYPKPITRLVDEKGYKYNLQAMLQKLTEIQPLDLNAELIASKRQLNQLFKWFIDGKPKEKIPELLTGWRKPFGQALLTVLS, from the coding sequence GTGCAATCTTTAATTAATTATCAATGGATAGAAACTAACGAGCAACTGGCAATAATATGTGCACAAGCTAAAAAAACTAAAGCAGTCGCATTAGATACTGAATTTATTCGCATTCGAACTTATTACCCAATATTGGGATTAATTCAGCTTTTTGATGGAAAGCAAGTCAACTTAATCGATCCAACAACCATTACTGATTTTTCACCTTTTGTTGCATTATTGGCAGATAGTAACATCATTAAAGTATTACACGCTTGTAGTGAAGATTTAGAAGTATTTGAGCATCAATTTAACCAGCTCCCGGAACCAATGTTAGATACACAGGTTATGGCAAGTTTCGCCGGGCTAGGAACCTCAGTAGGATTTGCAAAATTAGTTTCTCATTATTTAGGTGTTGAGTTAGATAAAGGCGCATCTCGAACAGATTGGCTTGCACGTCCTTTAAATGATCAACAGCTACAATATGCAGCAGCAGATGTCTGGTTTTTATTACCCATTTACGAAAAATTATCTGCAGAGTTGGCCAATAGCCGTTGGTACCAAGCAGTTCAAGAAGAGTGTATAGCACTCTTAGCAAAGCGAAAAATCATTGAAGATAAAAATACAGCTTATAGAAATATAACGAATGCCTGGCGTTTGAATCGCCAAGAGTTAGCTGTGTTACAAATATTAGCTAAATGGCGTATTGAAGAAGCACAAAAACGAAATTTAGCACTTAATTTTGTTGTCAAAGAAGCCAGCTTATTTCAAATTGCCAAGATTCAACCCAAACATACTTCGCAACTGCTGGAGTTTATGCACCCGAATGAAGTTAGAATTCATGGCAAAAAATTACTCTGGCTGGTAGAACAGGGCAGGGCGTTTCTCCCAGAGAATTATCCAAAACCGATTACCCGTTTGGTTGACGAAAAAGGGTATAAATATAATTTACAGGCAATGTTGCAAAAATTAACTGAAATTCAACCGCTTGATCTCAACGCTGAACTTATTGCCAGCAAGCGGCAATTAAACCAACTTTTTAAATGGTTTATTGATGGAAAACCAAAAGAAAAAATACCGGAACTACTTACAGGCTGGCGAAAACCCTTTGGTCAAGCCTTATTAACCGTGCTATCTTAA
- the lrp gene encoding leucine-responsive transcriptional regulator Lrp, with translation MENKKPPKALDAIDLKILNELQRNGKISNIELSKRVGLSPTPCLERVKRLEKNNVIMGYKALLNPELLEAPLLVIVEITLVRGKPDVFEEFNKAIQQLEEIQECHLVSGDFDYLLKTRVADMAAYRKLLGTTLLRLPGVNDTRTYVVMEEVKQTNYLLLK, from the coding sequence ATGGAAAATAAAAAACCACCTAAAGCATTAGATGCGATTGATTTAAAAATTTTAAACGAACTACAACGTAACGGAAAAATTTCTAATATTGAATTATCTAAGCGGGTTGGGCTTTCTCCAACCCCTTGCTTAGAAAGGGTTAAACGTCTTGAAAAAAACAACGTGATTATGGGGTACAAGGCACTACTTAACCCAGAATTGCTAGAAGCACCATTATTAGTGATTGTTGAAATTACATTGGTTCGAGGCAAACCAGATGTATTTGAGGAGTTTAACAAAGCAATTCAACAACTAGAGGAGATTCAAGAATGTCACTTGGTCTCTGGGGATTTTGACTATTTACTGAAAACACGTGTGGCCGACATGGCAGCTTATCGAAAACTACTCGGTACCACTTTATTAAGATTGCCGGGAGTGAATGATACTCGAACCTATGTGGTGATGGAAGAAGTCAAACAAACCAACTATTTATTGTTGAAGTAA
- a CDS encoding neutral zinc metallopeptidase translates to MRLDDLRRSKNVEDRRSSGSRPPVGRGKGGILTFIIVLVGAYYGVDLSGLMGGGSQGYQQTSSLNNAEETQLEELSSKVLASTEDIWGAYFKQNGMTYKQPTLVLYRNATSTACGTGQSAMGPFYCPVDQKVYLDLSFYDDMRKQLRASGDFAFSYVIAHEVGHHVQNLLGITAKTQRAQMKAASQAEANKISVNVELQADCFAGVWGYQFAKAGRLEQGDVEEAFTAAQAVGDDRLQQKSRGYVVPDSFTHGSSAERLAWFRKGLSSGNPAVCHTF, encoded by the coding sequence ATGCGTTTAGATGACTTAAGACGAAGCAAAAATGTGGAAGACAGAAGATCCAGCGGAAGCAGACCTCCTGTTGGACGTGGTAAAGGCGGTATTCTGACATTTATTATTGTCCTTGTTGGAGCATATTACGGTGTTGATTTAAGTGGATTAATGGGTGGTGGTTCCCAAGGCTATCAACAAACTTCTAGCTTAAATAATGCCGAAGAAACCCAATTAGAAGAATTATCCTCCAAAGTATTAGCCAGCACCGAAGATATTTGGGGAGCTTATTTCAAGCAAAATGGGATGACTTACAAACAACCGACATTAGTGCTTTATCGTAATGCTACTTCAACTGCCTGCGGTACAGGACAATCGGCAATGGGGCCGTTTTATTGCCCGGTTGATCAAAAAGTGTATTTAGATTTATCGTTTTATGACGATATGCGTAAACAGCTAAGAGCATCGGGAGATTTCGCCTTTTCTTATGTAATCGCTCATGAAGTTGGTCACCATGTACAAAATTTATTAGGCATTACGGCGAAAACCCAACGAGCACAAATGAAAGCAGCTTCACAAGCTGAGGCAAATAAGATTTCAGTTAATGTAGAATTGCAAGCAGATTGCTTTGCCGGTGTGTGGGGGTATCAATTTGCCAAAGCAGGGCGATTAGAACAAGGTGATGTTGAAGAAGCTTTTACTGCCGCACAAGCAGTAGGTGACGATCGATTACAACAAAAAAGTCGTGGCTATGTTGTACCGGATAGTTTTACACATGGTTCATCTGCAGAACGTTTAGCTTGGTTTAGAAAAGGATTATCCTCTGGAAATCCGGCGGTTTGTCATACTTTTTGA